The following proteins come from a genomic window of Burkholderia stabilis:
- a CDS encoding NUDIX hydrolase — protein MKRGGAPRTVSCGVVILDAAGRVFLAHATDTTHWDIPKGQGEPGETPADAALRELLEETGIEFAPARLLDLGRFAYRHDKDLHLFAVQVADGEIDPAHCTCTSLFPSRRDGSMIPEMDAYRWTVPGDIDAYASRSLARLFRTKLSLADLHRRLSGV, from the coding sequence ATGAAGCGGGGCGGCGCGCCGCGCACGGTGTCGTGCGGCGTCGTGATTCTCGATGCGGCCGGCCGCGTGTTCCTCGCGCATGCGACGGACACCACGCACTGGGACATCCCGAAGGGGCAAGGCGAGCCCGGCGAGACGCCGGCCGACGCGGCGCTGCGGGAGCTGCTCGAGGAAACCGGCATCGAATTCGCGCCGGCCCGGCTGCTCGATCTCGGCCGCTTCGCTTACCGGCACGACAAGGACCTGCACCTGTTCGCGGTGCAGGTGGCGGACGGCGAGATCGATCCCGCGCACTGCACGTGCACGTCGCTGTTCCCGAGCCGTCGCGACGGCTCGATGATCCCCGAGATGGATGCGTACCGCTGGACCGTGCCGGGCGATATCGACGCGTATGCGAGCCGCAGCCTCGCGCGGCTGTTTCGCACGAAGCTGTCGCTGGCGGATCTGCATCGGCGGTTGTCGGGGGTGTGA
- a CDS encoding cytochrome-c peroxidase yields MKPRQPTAGAFARSWLHLTGALALATTLATLAGCDGQPGAGTPSAPAASAASAPHAAKMDASATVSASVPVVETNQPQTRAQVYEGVRRMTALGKQLFFDPTLSGSGKLACASCHSPEHAFGPPNALAVQFGGDDMKRAGFRAVPSLKYLQGVPQFTEHFHDSDDEGDESVDAGPTGGLTWDGRVDTGAEQARIPLTSPFEMNSSPAKVAQAVKAAPYADEFLAVFGVKVLDDDAATFKAVLRALETFEQTPELFSPYTSKYDAYLAGHAQLTPTELRGLQLFNDEKKGNCASCHISQRALDGTPPQFSDFGLIAIAVPRNRALPVNRDPRFYDLGACGPERTDLKGRDEFCGLFRTPSLRNVALRKTFFHNGVYHSLEDVMRFYVERDIHPEKFYPVVHGKAQIYDDLPKRYWPNINREPPFDRKRGEQPALNAAEIKDVIAFLGTLTDGYQPGSTQAAR; encoded by the coding sequence ATGAAGCCTCGCCAACCGACAGCCGGCGCGTTTGCGCGTTCGTGGCTGCATCTGACCGGCGCGCTCGCGCTGGCCACCACGCTTGCAACCCTTGCCGGCTGCGACGGACAGCCGGGTGCGGGCACGCCGTCCGCACCGGCCGCGAGCGCGGCGAGTGCGCCGCACGCTGCGAAGATGGATGCGTCCGCAACGGTTTCCGCAAGCGTGCCCGTGGTCGAAACGAACCAGCCGCAGACGCGTGCACAAGTTTACGAAGGCGTGCGCCGGATGACGGCGCTCGGCAAGCAACTTTTCTTTGACCCTACGCTGTCAGGTTCCGGCAAGCTGGCGTGCGCGTCGTGTCACAGTCCCGAGCACGCGTTCGGGCCACCCAATGCGCTGGCCGTGCAATTCGGCGGCGACGACATGAAGCGCGCGGGTTTTCGCGCGGTGCCGTCGCTGAAGTATCTGCAGGGCGTGCCGCAGTTCACCGAGCACTTCCACGACTCCGACGACGAAGGCGACGAGAGCGTCGACGCAGGCCCGACGGGCGGCCTCACATGGGACGGCCGCGTCGACACGGGCGCCGAGCAGGCGCGCATCCCGCTCACGTCGCCGTTCGAGATGAACAGCTCGCCCGCGAAGGTTGCGCAGGCGGTGAAGGCCGCGCCGTATGCGGACGAGTTCCTCGCGGTGTTCGGCGTGAAGGTGCTCGACGACGACGCGGCCACGTTCAAGGCCGTGCTGCGCGCGCTCGAGACGTTCGAGCAGACGCCCGAGCTGTTCTCGCCGTACACGAGCAAGTACGACGCGTATCTCGCCGGCCACGCGCAGCTCACGCCGACCGAATTGCGCGGGCTGCAGTTGTTCAACGACGAGAAGAAGGGCAATTGCGCGAGTTGCCACATCAGCCAGCGCGCGCTCGACGGCACGCCGCCGCAGTTCAGCGATTTCGGGCTGATCGCGATCGCGGTGCCGCGCAACCGCGCGCTGCCCGTCAATCGCGATCCGCGCTTTTACGATCTCGGCGCCTGCGGCCCCGAGCGCACCGACCTGAAGGGGCGCGACGAATTCTGCGGGCTGTTCCGCACGCCTTCGCTGCGCAACGTCGCGCTGCGCAAGACTTTCTTCCACAACGGCGTGTATCACTCGCTGGAAGACGTGATGCGCTTCTACGTCGAGCGCGACATTCATCCGGAGAAGTTCTATCCGGTCGTGCACGGCAAGGCGCAGATCTACGACGATTTGCCGAAGCGTTACTGGCCGAACATCAATCGCGAGCCGCCGTTCGACCGCAAGCGCGGCGAGCAGCCGGCGCTGAACGCGGCCGAGATCAAGGACGTGATCGCATTCCTGGGCACGCTGACTGACGGATATCAACCCGGGTCGACGCAGGCGGCCCGCTAA
- a CDS encoding RT0821/Lpp0805 family surface protein: MSMRASLSIVTRVLAGAACAAAMLPAHAQNNLNFLTNTPLSYFSKADTASLSKAAEKVRDEGKDGETTTWQNSGSRTQIEAKLTPTTTETDGKTCRQITTDITAKGQTMTLKPVYCKTAAGKWQLQKH, encoded by the coding sequence ATGTCGATGCGTGCATCCCTTTCCATCGTCACGCGTGTGCTGGCCGGCGCCGCGTGCGCAGCCGCGATGCTGCCCGCCCATGCGCAGAACAACCTGAACTTCCTGACCAACACGCCGCTCAGCTATTTCAGCAAGGCCGACACGGCGTCGCTGTCGAAGGCCGCCGAGAAGGTGCGCGACGAAGGCAAGGACGGCGAAACCACCACGTGGCAGAACAGCGGCAGCCGTACGCAGATCGAAGCGAAGCTCACGCCGACCACGACCGAGACGGACGGCAAGACCTGCCGTCAAATCACCACGGACATCACCGCGAAAGGCCAGACGATGACCCTCAAGCCGGTCTACTGCAAGACGGCCGCGGGCAAGTGGCAGCTGCAGAAGCACTGA